agtacttggtcctgctagtgaaggaagggggctggactcgatgacctgtccttccagttctaggagataggatatctctattaatttaaATTCAAAAGGTGGATGGCAAAGGGCTAACAAAAGAGGGCTAATGTTAATTTATGTGCCTGCCATACCTCTGAAATGTAATAGTTCTAGACAAAAGACTGTCTGCCAACCAGGAGAAGTGGTTTAGCAGGGTAGAGGTCACCTAACAATGAGTCACCTGCTCATGCTGCCCAGGGAGTCACCTGACAGAAGAGACTGGAAGTTTATAATGGGCAGAAGTAGCCTTTGCTCTTTCAAGGGAAGCTAGAAAGGGAAAATATGTGTAGAGTTTATTTTTTGTATGGATATTGCATGTGTGATTAAGTAAAGAGCAACTGCATTGTAGAACTCTGGGCAAAGTGTCTGTGTATTATATGCTACAGCCACAACGTGCCTCCtgagagagttaaactgtaaCCCAGAAGGCTCACACCTTCAGTGAGATTCTGGGAGAAGGTGTGTTTAAGCTACTGGGGTATCCTGGGGATCAGTGCTCCTTCTGGAGGCCTAGGCAGGTGGGTTGAGGGGCTCTTTGAAGAGGAAACAAAACAGAGTTGGTGCCCCAGTaatgtgccagagaggccaagggaTGTAACGGTGTGCAACCTGCTGAGACCCAGGGAAGTTTAAAATGCCAGGGGAAACCAGAGATGGGATTTCCCTCACAGCAATCTGGTGGGCAACCATCAGAGGAGCCTGACCATATCTGACACACCGCTCACTCGATGGTGCCTCTGCTGAGCTTAGCATCATGTTGTAAAATTAACACCTATTCTGATGGTGGTTTTTTGTGATGGATGCTAATATGCAAAAGTTGACTCATTACTGACCTGTGTTGGATTCAAACCAATGGCCTAAAGGAGATAGTCTTGGTATCGTAGGGTTAGTCCCCGAAGAGTAATCTAGTTCCttcaagttttatttattttgaatgtaAAAAAACGTATCCAGTTCTGACGCTGAAGTACAGTGTTGCTACGAGTGGTTGAGTATGGCGTTGTAAGAGGTACCATGAAAAATTATCAGTTGTGCGTGTTCCTTTTGGATGACTAGATgcagggccggctgcaggcacaagcctagcaagcaggtgcttggggcggccaatgaagaggggggcggcatgtccatccgttcggcggcggggccgtctctccctctcggagagaaggacctgccgctgaattgccaccgtagaatgaagcggcagtAGAGCTGTCGCCGCTTGCGATCgcggtttttttttaattattatttttttctgcttggggcggcaaaaacgctagatgGAAATTATGTAGGGACAACTTATTCTGTTTTATGCTCCAGCTGTCTCCTGTCAGCCCAcctcctttcttctctttttaatCATATTCTTGTTCTCCCCGTTTATCTCATTCTTGGCTTCTCTCCCTGTCCTATCTTTTCTTTCTTGCTCTGTGCTTTTCTCTGTCTTTGTATCTTCACCTTTTCTCTGTTCCTGGGTTTTACTCCACTATACCTGTTTGCCTGGTTTTttttctccatctcctcctcctcttcacttCAGTTACCCTTTGCTTTTCTCCTTCTATCACATTGTTTTCCTCACTTTTTCCTCTGCTCAGTTTGCTTTTCCTCTCcgcttcccttctcctcctcactCTATCCCCTCCTTTTCTCTAGTTCATTTTTCCTCTTGACTTTTGAGACAatggcacatttaaaaaaaaaaaaacgtgctCTTTCCTAGATAAACAGattataaaaacacacacacaaccccctaaATGTTAAACCCAATCCCAGCTAACATTAAATCAAGAGTGAATCTGGCCACACTGTGCAATAGCAGGGGAGCTACACAGAGTGATTGGATTAACAGCTGGTGCTAACAAGCTGTACCATGTAGCTGCCTTCCCACAGCATTACCAGCTCCAGAGTTAGCAGCATTCAAGCTTCAATCCATTTCCCCAGATGGGCCGGCTCGCTAGAGCTTAAAGTATTATTGAACTTGAGCTAGAGATTTTTGTATGTGGACTGGAGTCAGGTTAGGGGCAATAATTGAGTTCTACCTTGAGatacactgcagtgaagacaagcctagGCTATAATGTATTATTGACAGTGACCCTAATTTGACTCTTTTCATTAAACACTtgaaccaaagcccactgaagtcaatggaaagagtacCACTTCGGATGACTTTGGATAGGGTCCTAGAAATAGAAACCCACAAAacacttaagaacatgcttaatatgagggatcttgataaactggagaactgggctatagacagcaaaatgaaattcaacaaagacaaatgtaaggtgctacacttagggaagaaaaaccaaatgcacaaaaacagagtGGGGGAAAGCTGAGTTgggagcagcactgctgagaaggatctgggagttgtggttgatcacaacctcaacatgagtccgCAGTGCGATGCTgttgcccaaaaaaaaaaaaaaggcaaatgcaatttaGGTtgtattaacagaggcatagcatgcaagtcacgggaggtgatagtaccactctatgCTCTGCATTGGTTAGGCCTcggctggagcactgtgtccagtttggtcaCCAGTGTATACAAGGATGtcgagaaactggaaaggatccagaggcgagcgacaaagatgatcaaagggatgggatgtaagccatatgagcaaaggctgaaggaactgggtatctTTACTTTGGAAAAGAGATTAACAGGGGATACAAttcggtcttcagatacttgaaaggctgccataaaaaagatggagaaaagttgttctcttttgccacagcgggcaggacaagaggcaataggTTCAAACCACAGTTTAACACTACATACCACACTTGAGCTACACAGAGTGACTGGATTAGCagcacagggtatgtctaccgtTGGAGCTGGAGAGGTAGATTTCAGCTCAGGGAGACATACCTCCGCTAACTCTGATCAAACTAGCATGCTAATATAGAGTGTAGCTGTGGTGGCATGAGTGGCAGGATGGACTGGCTGCCTGACTACATGCCTAGCATCTTGGATGGGTATGTACAGGCCATGTACAGGCCTGCCGACAggaattccgggccccagggccagggtgGAAGTGATGAACCTGTCACTTCCATGACATCCCGTCACTTGTGGGACTGACCCCATGCCGGCCTGCGGGACCCAGCCCCGCAGCGGTCGCgtgcacctaggagccctgtggcccACCCGGGCAATTAAAAAGGGCCCGTGGCTCCCGGCCGCCGCTACTACGGGAGCGTCGCCGGCCAGGGGCCCCCAGGCTCTTTTAAGTCACCCGGGCTCCTGGGCATTTGCCCCCtttgcaccccacccccatcagcgAGCTTGGATATGTACTTGGAATGGCTAGCCCACAGCACTGCAGCTACACTCTTTTAGCTCTACcaaagctagtgtgggtatgtctccttgagctggaatttacacctcctCTGCCAAGggcagacatacccacagagcgATTGGATCAGCAGTTGATGAGCCTAACTTGAGCTCTAGCCTGTTGTTGCATTCCCACTGCATTAGGATCCTTCTAGTAACTGTTCCAATGAAGACTACCCTGAGGAACAGAAATAATGGACATGATCTGTGCAAAAGTATTGGACTCTTCATTTTTCAAAGGGTCTGATGACTGCTGAATTTTGGTGAATTACTTTTTACCACTACGGATGTCAGCAGTTTCTGGTACCATTAAATATCAATACACTTAGAAATATGACAGGAACCTCTTGAAATCTGCATTAGTTTCCTTTTGTTTATATAGCAATGTCTTTTGGTGTGGCTAATGTAACTAAATATTAACACAGCAGAATAGGGTTTGAGACATGCAAACCAGATGTACAGTAACTCTTTATGTAAAGCCCAGATACTGACAAAAGACATTCATTTGATTGGGGCTGGTGTGCTAGCCAGGCTTGGATTTACTTACTTAGAAAGAAGAGTGACAGTTATACTGATAAAGGTGATTAATCATTATTCCTTCCTATAAAACAATTCTGTTCAGTTAATCTGAAACCAGCTCCTAACAGATAGTATCTTCGACTAACAAGCATAGCAGGACAAAAAGAAAAGGATTTAGGAGGTATTATAGTTTGGTACATTGAGAATGAGCCTGGTTCTTTTCTCAggtatgctggtgtaaatcaggaataacgcCACTGGAGTGTCACCAGCATAAAATTTGTGTAATGTCAGACTGAGACTTATTTCAGTTCTGAACAAACAGCTGATATAGATAAGTGATACCTTAAATGTAGTAACAGATTCAGTTTTATAAAGCTACAATATGCAGGAAGTCATACCAGCTTACAGGCTccaaacatgcattttaaaaggttAATAGGGCAAGTACACCTGTAGCCAGACCAATTTGCACTGTAATCCCACCAGCCCTCACAAACTTCACATCAGACCAGGTCAGTACCTggttaaggatatgtctacactgtgattaaaaaaccCATGGAACCGAATCTTAgagcctggatcagctgactcgggcttgcagggctcaggccgCAGGGCTATTAAATTGCAGTGTCTATGTTCAGACTTGGGCTAGATCCTGGctctcagagcttgggctccaatTTTGTAACCCCGCAGCCTGAGCTTCATGAGCCTAAGTCAACTGACCTAGGCCAACCATGCCGCGGGCCTTTCTagtgccgtgtagacataccctaaaagatcTTCAAACTACTAGCAGGAAAACATATTAGTGATTTAGAAGGAGGTGCTTTTCCCTTTGAGTCAGTAATGAATTGATGTCCAAGCCTGGTGTTGGGGGAGCTGTCCACTTGCAGGTGCAGTCTTTAATGGTAAAATGGTCTGGATCTCTGCTTTATCCAAAAGACCCCAGGGTACTTTTTGTGATAGCTGGGATGATAATCCTAGCATCCTGCCAAAATTTCAACtcaagtaattacattctgccaccCTACATTTTCTGTTTTCAGATGAATAAGAtattcttcactttctgtcctaaaGAGATGACTAGTTGACTTGTGCTGTTATAACAACTGCTGTATTCAGTGTTGCATGGAATGACCCCCTGTACATTTCCTGTTACGCACCAGTTCATGGAAAATATTGGATAAAGTTGCCAAGCATTAGCATGAACCTGGAGCCATTCATGGATCGGGTTCTAAAAAATGGATTGAAATCTAGTTTTCATCTCTTCGGgagtaattattttattttttaaaatgtcattcctGCGCAGTGGAATTCAAGAGGCGCTGGAGCACAAAAGTTATGTTTAGAAGCAAGCGTCGCACGTGTTTTCTTTCTATGTAACTCATTTAAATACACACATTTCACATTCCAGTcacactttacagacattaacatTTACTTTTAAAAGTTAAGCTActagaattagaactcaggagttcttggCTCCCACGCCTGTGGTTAAATCACTGGACTCCCTCTTTCACAGTGACTAATGAAACATACACCGCCCCAGTACTACATGAAACATACACCGGATATTGCTGATATAACGAGAGAAAGAATGGAATCCCAGGATTTCCCACTTCTTAGAGGTCATATGTAATCTGTACTCCTTTATGAAAACAATTTGGTTGAAATATGCTGAATGTAAAATTTTCACTCATACCCCATTGATTATATTTAGGGCCAGAGTCTCAACTGATGTCAATAGAGCTGGGCTGATTTACTTCAGGTTCAATGGGGTTACACTGGTTTACACCAGTTGACGATCTAGTACATAGTCTCTAAAGCCAGGGCTGTAACCAGGGTGGGGTGAGCGGGGTAGCTGCCCAGACTGAAAgccgtgggggtggggaaatggggcagagaaaTGAAGGGGAAAAACCAGTAGGGAGTGCAAATATGCTTGCTCGCCCAGggtgctaaaatgcctagttacggctctgTCTAAATCTGTAATCATCATTCTCTATGGCTGTgtttcaaatgtttgttttttctctccagGATCATCTACCTACACATGAAATGTGCTAAATACAATAAAATGTGCTGAGTCACAAGCAGCGAGACTTAATCTGAATTCTTTTCCTGGAGGAGCTGGTTGTCCGTAGATATGGCTTCCTATGGGAATGAGATAGAACGATGGAACCTCAAGCAAGCTGGCAAAATTGCAGAACTGTTGGAGCCAGTGGCCTCACCTGATTATGGAAACAGGCTCTCGCCACTTAAATCCATCAGCAGCATAGACCACCTCTTAGACTCTGCTTACAGCTCTTTCTCTGGTGGCTCAAACGTTCCAGAATATCATTCTCCATCATATTATAATGAAAACTATTGTCTGCCCTTAGAGCAATTGCCATATATGGACTCGGAATATGTAAGAGGAATTTATAATCCTAATGCAATAAACTCTGATCCTAAACCCACACATCAGCACAAGTCACTGGAGCTGAGTAGTCATCACAACTCTGACAATACTGGGCTCAGTGGACAATACAGAAGCACTCCTACCCATGGGACTTTATATCAGCCACCATCACCTCTGGCTTTACCCCCTCATCCACCATCACCACCAGCACGACTTCATAGCTATAAAGCTACCAGAAATTTTGAAAATACAAGAGGGAAATCTAATTCTGGAAATCATTTTGACCATAGTGTACAACTAGCTACTTGTGCTCAGGATATTAGCAATGCCCTTCTCCCCTCTGATTCAGGGACAAACTGGGTATCCAGGTCGAAGAATGAGGGGCTAATGACCGAGGAAAACAAAGAGAGGGATCCATCCCAAGATGGCACAAAGCAAAACAAGCCTCATGTTTTCATCAGACCCTCGTCTATTATTTTTCAAGAATATTTAAAGTCTGATTCTTTGGCTAAGACCCCAGATCTTTTCTGTACTCAGAATTCAGTCCAAGCTTATAAAATTCCTGAGGAGATGACCTCTAAGTCCTCTCATTCACTGCATACCAACCTCAGTGCTGTTAATGATACACAAGAGAACAAACAGTATCTTTTTGCCTGTGGTGTACACAAACCACCCTTTAGAGAAGCAGATTTGCAAAGCAGAGTCTCAGAATCCAGCCAACAAAAGGGACAGTTTCCCTGCATTCAGTGCCCAGGCTGGACTGAAGAGTATTCAAGCTTGGATCAGGATGTATTGGAGAGTAGTGCAGGCTTAAAATACATGGACAGTTCTCTTCCAAGTGAAGATGTGTCGGAGAAACTGAACAACTCTGAGGACAAGAATTGGTGCTCCGGCTCCAAAGAAGAAAACAGGAATGATGTTTGGGAACTACTTCCCAATCAACATATCAAAATGCAGAAATCACCACTGTCCGACTGCTTGGATGGTATAGAAACAGAGCCTACTCACCATGGGGAATTGGATTTTGGAAATAAGCAATTTTCTGATAGTGCTGACCAAACATCTTATTACAGACCAAACGATGACTCCCCATCCCAATTTCTAAATGGACTCCAGAGAGAAATACAAGCTAACAATAGCGGTCCTGACCTTAGCATGAACCCAAAGGAAGAGGACATCCTAAATCCTGTTCATCATAGAAAACACCAACTTGAATTTCAAAAGAAGCTTGAAAGGCAGCCTCAGGATGATTCTGCCAGTGAAAAGATAAACAGGCAGACAACTCCTCTCCTTTATTACCTTTCTGGTGGGAAAAACACCAACATTCTGAGTCACAAAAATCACACTCAGCAAGATGAGGACTCGGGGAGTTTGCCTAAGACCTCTCCAAGGAGCAATCGCCCTGTTTCTGCACAACCTATAGAGATACAAAGAGAAATTAACCAGCTTCAAAAGAACAAACACCATCTTCAGTGCACAGGGCATGATACCATTAATGAGACTGGTGATGTAATTCTGGGGAGCTCTGCTTCATCAGTGGATGAGAGTTTCAAGAATGATTACAGGGAAAAACTTAAAGTTGCTCAAAGAAAGGTACTGAGAGAAACATCTTTCAAAAGAAAGGATTTACAGATGAGTTTGCCCATAAGGCTGAAGCAGAAACCCTCCAAAAGACCTTCAATTGATCATCTCAGATCGTTGTCCTTATCCAGTGCAAATGAGGATGCTAAATTGATTCTTCCTCCCAAGTCTCTGGAAAACAGCAGCAAAGATGAAGAAACAAAGAGGCCACAAGCTGCTCGAATAGGAGGAAGAAAAAGGATAacagaagaacaaaagaaattgtGCTATTCTGAACCCGAGAAGCTCAATAAACTGGACGATCAGCAAGATCAGGGTGTACCATGGAGGGAAGAAAGCACAGGGGTCAGGTCGGATGAAATTAATGAACAAGATTCAATGGCAGGCAGAAGAAAGATTCTGGAAAACCGAGGGAGTGCGCTTGCCAGTTCCAATCTCTCCAAGACCGAGTTGAAGCAAATCCAGCATACTGCACTTATTGAATACATGGAACGAAAGATTGCACAAAGGCCCGCTAGTGCTCTGCAGAAACCGCCCCTGCAGAAGAGGCCTTCCAATGCTAAGAGGCTTCCTGAGGGCAAGACTTCCAACGCAGATATTAGCAGGAAGACCCAAAATAATGAGGTAATCTGCCAATTTCTCTCTCCAGAAAGAATTCCAGAACCCTCCCCTGCTTTAATTGCCACAGGGATCTGGACCAGTAGACACAGTGCTAGTTCTTCTGCTACTGAGGCAGTACATTCAAAACCCAAGTCTGCTGCCAGGGAAACAGACGGAAACTGCACCGGCAAATGTGCTTCAGCTGAAAATCTCCTTCCATCAGGGGCTTCTGCATCCAGCAAAGATCGAGAACGATCAAAATCATCTCCTTCTCCTGCATGGGTAAGAAATATATTACGAGGTAATTTACAGTTTTGGGCCAGACTGTGAACCCTTTGCTTATACTGGTGAGTAGTTGCTCACATGAGTAGACCCATTGCTCACCAACGGAAGTAAGGAATTAATAATCTGACCCTTAGTGAGCTATAGCCTGTTCTTGtaacctggaagaaaaaaatGAGGATGCTATGTTTGTTATTCTATAGGAAACATCACAGTTGTTTGCAAACCGTATATGCATACCTCCCTGGGAGTTTGGTTGGAGGAATAGATTAGAAGAGAGAACATACAATTAATTGTTTGGAGTTCTAAAAGCAATCCtaccaaaaatgttttaaaatattatgtttaatTAATGACAATAATGGTTGTTAATTATTGGCATGCATAGTGCTTTGCAGACAAACTgtagattttcattttttaatggaaaacaaaTTGCTAATAAGTATGCCTGGAGGTTGAAAACTTAAGTGCATTGCCATAGATAAAAGCTTTTACATGCTAAGTATTACATACTCTTTCAGGGACAAACAAACAGGACAGGTAGAAATTCATCTGAAAACTCCACAAGGATAGATTTCTGGATTTTGAGCCTGATTTGACCATTTGGAGAGGAATTTGGGTGGGCTGCCAAGGAGGTAGGGGGGTAGTCTGCAAACCTGCTATATCCCAAGTATCCATGAGGAAACCAGAAGAAACTTTTTTCTCCCGGGTAAGTCTTTTGAGGGAACACCTTTTAAGTGGTTTTTGGCCTGAAAAGCAAAGCCATATAGAAATCCATGGGTTTCAGTTGACAGAATTagtgcaaatattttatttatgtatgtatttatttatgtttgcCTGTCTATTTTGGCTCTTATGAAGTCTTTCTTCCCATACCTGAGTTTCACTTTTGACTTTTTTAATTgaacccagattttcaaaagtaaaactCAGCAGAAACCACTGAGCTTTGTCTAGTTATACATTGCAACTGTGCATCCTTCCCAATTTTCTCAAATCTCACACTCAGCCACTTTAAAAAACGGAAAATAGCTAAACAGATACTTTTGGATAGTTACCCTGATGAAATTAGATTTCCTGCTTTTCTCAGGTAGAAGTAATCCATGGACACTGCAGACTGGCACAGGATGAATATGTGTTCATCACTGTTTATTTAGCAATCTGTTTTATAGGACTGAGATTTCTGTTTCCTAGGTTGGTGGCTCTCCATTTGGTAGAAGAGAGAGAACCTTCCATGGATCCATCTCTTCTCATAATACAACTTCCCACACACTACTTAGATCTCAAAATTACTCATTCTGGGATAGCAAGAAGGTCTCTAGGCTACTTATGGTACCACAATTAGGAAAATAAAACAGTGGTTCTTATCTGATACCTCAGATACTGTTGTGAAGAGCATATGATGTAGATATTTACATATATAGAACAAAACTGCTTGGCTACCAACAGTCAGCTCACCACACACCATAAAAGACTACAATGCTGAGTCTTTATGAATGGTTCCTTTTGCCCTTGCTCTTGACACAACAGCCTTGAGTTTAAATAATACGATGATGTGGCTTCTGGCAAACTCTAACACTTTAGAAGCCTGCTGGAACAGGTAAAATTGGCCATTTGCTTTATTTCCTACATGCTCAGTGAACATTGACCCAGTGTCAGGACAGAAATATGCACCTTTCAGTGCCAGAATTTGGAGGACAATGTACGTCAATATTTCTGTAAAAGAAAGATAAGGAAAATAAACAGAGgcaaaggggaaagagaagagagtCTTTTCCCCCATTAGCGTCTTCTAGCTAATGGAACTGCCACTGAGATAAGAAACTCTCACCAAAGATGCCTATTTTCAGAACTGTAGACAAGCAAAGGTAGAGTCAATATTTTGCTCCTGTATTGCTAATATTCACCTGCCATGCTGATAGACAATCTATTTGATCATTCAACTTCATGTTCCCATGGCTGTAGCTTTGAATTTTTCAAACCGTGAGCATGTTAGAACTTAGCCTTGTGAAGAGTAACCCAGAACAATACCTGTGAAGGCCATGAATGTCCGGGTTACTTCTGGGTTGGAGGATAGACTAGATTCTCTGATAAGCAGAGGGGATCGATACATGGTTGAGAAGAACTTATAGATAATTAGTCTAGTATGTGCCTAATTGACTGCCTCCTAGCCTGGAAAAACCCATCTATTTTGGATAGTTTAGGGATAATAGAATAAATTTGATTATGATGTATCTGTCTGTAGGATACCACTCACTGTAGTATCCAAGTGCCAGTAATAACCACTATTATACATTGGGATGAGTTGGACAACTCACTAGAAGTCCCTTCCAATCCAAaagattctatgattcagcaACCATGAAACACATTATTGACTGTCTAGGCTTCATTAGATTGTGGGGCAGGGTTGAACACTGTGTAAAATGTCTCTACTTAGGCATGTAAAATGTACTTTCCTTGATACTTCTCCTGTCATGGAGAAGTGCTGATAAAATCCCAATTTTGTCTGTAAATCTAGGAGTCTTAACAAACATATttttctaaggggaaaaaaactgatGCTAACTTGGGAGAGAATGATGGGAATTACATAACTGAAAGGAAACAAACACTTAAAATGCTTAGTAAACTGCTACCTGAGCTATTGTTGAGTTTCCACCTTAGTAGGCGTGGGGAGGTGCTGAGTACACAAAAGCAATAAAAATTTGACAATGCTGCTCAAGTTAAGTCTTCTGCATTTTCAGGACCTTCATAGATGTACAACTTTCCCGGCATCATCAATTCAAGGTTGTGAAAACTATCCCATCATCCCCAGGTAAGGTTGTGAGAACTACTCCACCCTCCCCAGATGAACATTGCTTTAGAAATGTTTTCAAACACTAGTGGGCAACTACATTCACTATGTTTCTTTGCAATACAGTAAATTCAATGTGATGTTAATTTTTATGCCCTACAGTGTGATTGATTCCTAACTGAAATCTGTTGTTTCCTCATTTTTTTGGAAGTACAGGTCCTGCCAATGTTGGAAACAAATCTGTGCTAGCtagcaacaacagtgtttaaacaCAGTTGTTGCTAGCAGGGTTCGAGAACTGTTTCCTTGACAAGCATGCACAAGGATCAGAAAGGTGTTATTAAACCATGCTTTAGCCTAATCCCCACCCAGATAGCCACATGGCTACTAACAAACATGTTTAATCTGTCGTCTCTCTTATGGCTTTGTTACAGAATTCTAGTTTAGTTCTCAGGcataaaaaagaattttaaaaaaacctggtcATATGGCCCTTGTCTACAatgaggggttttttgtttgtttgtttttgtgaacACCTCTCACCATTGCTGTAGAACCAGTGCAGCTCTACTAGTGCTAACAACTGTTGAGAACGCTAGGGTAGCTCAGAGCAGGGTAGGATGCTCCTCCTGCTATTTACAGCCATAGAGATGCACCAGTGCTAAAGCAACAGTGGGAGAATTTGTGAAAATCCTGAATGTAGACAGCCACTCTGTTAGACAAGAGCTGGTAAAACCCTGCTCCCATCAG
Above is a window of Emys orbicularis isolate rEmyOrb1 chromosome 8, rEmyOrb1.hap1, whole genome shotgun sequence DNA encoding:
- the SHROOM1 gene encoding protein Shroom1 — its product is MASYGNEIERWNLKQAGKIAELLEPVASPDYGNRLSPLKSISSIDHLLDSAYSSFSGGSNVPEYHSPSYYNENYCLPLEQLPYMDSEYVRGIYNPNAINSDPKPTHQHKSLELSSHHNSDNTGLSGQYRSTPTHGTLYQPPSPLALPPHPPSPPARLHSYKATRNFENTRGKSNSGNHFDHSVQLATCAQDISNALLPSDSGTNWVSRSKNEGLMTEENKERDPSQDGTKQNKPHVFIRPSSIIFQEYLKSDSLAKTPDLFCTQNSVQAYKIPEEMTSKSSHSLHTNLSAVNDTQENKQYLFACGVHKPPFREADLQSRVSESSQQKGQFPCIQCPGWTEEYSSLDQDVLESSAGLKYMDSSLPSEDVSEKLNNSEDKNWCSGSKEENRNDVWELLPNQHIKMQKSPLSDCLDGIETEPTHHGELDFGNKQFSDSADQTSYYRPNDDSPSQFLNGLQREIQANNSGPDLSMNPKEEDILNPVHHRKHQLEFQKKLERQPQDDSASEKINRQTTPLLYYLSGGKNTNILSHKNHTQQDEDSGSLPKTSPRSNRPVSAQPIEIQREINQLQKNKHHLQCTGHDTINETGDVILGSSASSVDESFKNDYREKLKVAQRKVLRETSFKRKDLQMSLPIRLKQKPSKRPSIDHLRSLSLSSANEDAKLILPPKSLENSSKDEETKRPQAARIGGRKRITEEQKKLCYSEPEKLNKLDDQQDQGVPWREESTGVRSDEINEQDSMAGRRKILENRGSALASSNLSKTELKQIQHTALIEYMERKIAQRPASALQKPPLQKRPSNAKRLPEGKTSNADISRKTQNNEVICQFLSPERIPEPSPALIATGIWTSRHSASSSATEAVHSKPKSAARETDGNCTGKCASAENLLPSGASASSKDRERSKSSPSPAWDLHRCTTFPASSIQGCENYPIIPSFLAKNEVELAEEKDCVRDEKQRVCTARGRGKSMEEIGISETVRLSLLSQSTDQLHHMKSLHILPVPGLERGKNSSAANHQSDLHSTKSVSGNLPRQINTEDIVGLKRSDTTVQKLERLPSTTKPYGISLSTENLPPWCVSSLGTLQSPLLHSESPLHSPLPLSSVEEDNVFFNDSVTNGLEITSKPSCLYGQSDTLVSRTDMPESLLTVLSLQVALEGKQSKAEQKARLQIPEKDESSLGSRNEENKDSSAVVNSCCPDVKELTPEIPILFPRRGGNEETQVEKECRVKSLAGNASKGTPRPQLEANDIALSQEKINCHTASSAQSEQGDKISSSALNEKAAYNSQNRVLPEKETDFPKRRLKSPEDQRYEELVMEIIAKDNSLADILIPRPTRKTALDLLEGLFPVNISMSDRSHRNKGARMREEVQPVLENDSRKSIDGPTEPCSEAERSAGHSTEDPNSNMNQILIKNGDGSSDLDDLTSKKKELISSIQSKLYTLWEERELVLSETKEYALRGKELEAMVQDVCKPNEYERYLMFVGDLEKVVSLLLCLSSRLARVQNAMRKINENTDAEEKQSLNERHNLLSRQREDAKDLKENLDRRERVVSGILSKYLTDQQLQDYKHFVQVKTSLLIEQKDLEEQIKFLEEQLESLEKSILL